Proteins from a genomic interval of Lathamus discolor isolate bLatDis1 unplaced genomic scaffold, bLatDis1.hap1 Scaffold_249, whole genome shotgun sequence:
- the LOC136006497 gene encoding small RNA 2'-O-methyltransferase-like isoform X1 yields the protein MDKNFKEEKFTGFTKFTPPLYRQRYQFVKDLVGKYEPKKVADLGCADCTLLCMLKFCSCIEVLAGVDICGSVMKEKMHRLSPLPVDYLQPRERSLTVTLHHGSVAHKDPCMLGFDLVTCLELIEHLEESELKKFPEVVFGFMAPSRVVISTPNSEFNPLLPGVKLFRNPDHKFEWTQLQFQSWALETARCYGYSVEFTGVGHPPRGMENVGFCTQIGVFVKRNPQTSVSTQSEKPTEAVYKTVFKAVYPCLKDEKYLQNAVVGEVIFTAQIIKQSLLKRLMSEHGEYNGDPAERKSKFQPSVSCFSEDLGKLAVEKSMESSVSGNVVYIPLATIFSFPRVNQLCGTFEKLSKLVAGQVTLSNDGSAVMLNTEHEDR from the exons ATGGATAAGAACTTTAAGGAAGAGAAGTTTACAGGATTTACTAAATTTACACCTCCTTTGTACAGACAACGCTACCAGTTTGTTAAAGATTTAGTGGGGAAATATGAACCTAAGAAG GTGGCAGACTTAGGATGTGCTGACTGCACGCTGCTTTGTATGCTGAAATTCTGCAGTTGCATTGAAGTGTTAGCTGGGGTAGATATCTGTGGAAGTgtaatgaaagagaaaat GCATAGGTTGTCTCCTCTTCCTGTTGATTATTTGCAACCACGTGAAAGATCCCTAACTGTTACCTTGCATCATGGTTCAGTTGCCCATAAAGATCCTTGCATGCTTGGTTTTGACTTGGTAACGTGCCTTGAACT AATAGAGCACCTGGAAGAATCGGAACTAAAGAAGTTTCCTGAAGTGGTGTTTGGTTTCATGGCTCCAAGCAGGGTTGTTATCAGTACTCCAAATTCTGAATTCAACCCTTTACTTCCAGGAGTGAAGTTATTCAGAAATCCAGACCACAAATTTGAATGGACCCAGTTGCAGTTTCAAAGCTG GGCTCTAGAGACTGCTAGATGCTATGGTTACTCAGTGGAATTTACTGGTGTGGGGCATCCACCAAGAGGAATGGAGAATGTTGGGTTTTGTACTCAAATAGGTGTGTTTGTTAAAAGAAATCCTCAAACCAGTGTATCCACTCAGTCTGAGAAACCCACTGAAGCAGTTTACAAAACA GTCTTCAAAGCAGTGTATCCATGTCTTAAGGATGAGAAGTACCTGCAGAATGCAGTGGTTGGAGAAGTTATTTTCACAGCACAAATCATTAAGCAAAGTCTGCTGAAGCGTTTAATGTCAGAACACGGGGAGTATAATGGTGATCCTGCTGAGAGAAAATCCAAATTCCAACCTTCAGTGAGCTGCTTCTCAGAAGATCTTGGAAAACTGGCTGTTGAAAAAAGCATGGAATCATCTGTCAGTGGAAATGTGGTTTATATACCTCTTGCAACAATCTTCTCTTTCCCCAGAGTGAATCAACTTTGTGGTACCTTTGAGAAGTTAAGCAAGCTTGTTGCTGGCCAGGTCACTTTGAGCAATGATGGCTCTGCTGTGATGCTCAATACTGAACATGAAGATAGATAA
- the LOC136006497 gene encoding small RNA 2'-O-methyltransferase-like isoform X2 produces the protein MNLRRHRLSPLPVDYLQPRERSLTVTLHHGSVAHKDPCMLGFDLVTCLELIEHLEESELKKFPEVVFGFMAPSRVVISTPNSEFNPLLPGVKLFRNPDHKFEWTQLQFQSWALETARCYGYSVEFTGVGHPPRGMENVGFCTQIGVFVKRNPQTSVSTQSEKPTEAVYKTVFKAVYPCLKDEKYLQNAVVGEVIFTAQIIKQSLLKRLMSEHGEYNGDPAERKSKFQPSVSCFSEDLGKLAVEKSMESSVSGNVVYIPLATIFSFPRVNQLCGTFEKLSKLVAGQVTLSNDGSAVMLNTEHEDR, from the exons ATGAACCTAAGAAG GCATAGGTTGTCTCCTCTTCCTGTTGATTATTTGCAACCACGTGAAAGATCCCTAACTGTTACCTTGCATCATGGTTCAGTTGCCCATAAAGATCCTTGCATGCTTGGTTTTGACTTGGTAACGTGCCTTGAACT AATAGAGCACCTGGAAGAATCGGAACTAAAGAAGTTTCCTGAAGTGGTGTTTGGTTTCATGGCTCCAAGCAGGGTTGTTATCAGTACTCCAAATTCTGAATTCAACCCTTTACTTCCAGGAGTGAAGTTATTCAGAAATCCAGACCACAAATTTGAATGGACCCAGTTGCAGTTTCAAAGCTG GGCTCTAGAGACTGCTAGATGCTATGGTTACTCAGTGGAATTTACTGGTGTGGGGCATCCACCAAGAGGAATGGAGAATGTTGGGTTTTGTACTCAAATAGGTGTGTTTGTTAAAAGAAATCCTCAAACCAGTGTATCCACTCAGTCTGAGAAACCCACTGAAGCAGTTTACAAAACA GTCTTCAAAGCAGTGTATCCATGTCTTAAGGATGAGAAGTACCTGCAGAATGCAGTGGTTGGAGAAGTTATTTTCACAGCACAAATCATTAAGCAAAGTCTGCTGAAGCGTTTAATGTCAGAACACGGGGAGTATAATGGTGATCCTGCTGAGAGAAAATCCAAATTCCAACCTTCAGTGAGCTGCTTCTCAGAAGATCTTGGAAAACTGGCTGTTGAAAAAAGCATGGAATCATCTGTCAGTGGAAATGTGGTTTATATACCTCTTGCAACAATCTTCTCTTTCCCCAGAGTGAATCAACTTTGTGGTACCTTTGAGAAGTTAAGCAAGCTTGTTGCTGGCCAGGTCACTTTGAGCAATGATGGCTCTGCTGTGATGCTCAATACTGAACATGAAGATAGATAA